GGAGCAAGACGCCTGGGAGCAGGTGATTCACCCGGGAGATCTGCCTGCCCTGCGGGCAGCGCGTCAGCAGGGCCTGTCGAGGGGTCAGACGTACACCTGCGAGGTGCGCCTTCGGCGCCGCGACGGGGCCTACCGCTGGCACCACGTTCAGGTGCGCCCCCTGGCGGACGGCGAGTGGCTGGGCAGCGCGACGGACGTGCACGACCGTCAGGAGACCCAACTCGCCCTGGCCGGAAGCGAGGCACGCTTCCGCGAACTCGCCGACCACATGAGCCAGTTCGCCTGGACGACCGACGCCTCGGGCGCGATCACCTGGTACAACCGGCGCTGGTACGACTACACCGGCACCACGCTCGACGAGATGCAGGGGTGGGGCTGGACGCGGGTGCACCACCCCGACCACGTGGACCGGGTGGTGGAGAAATTCAGCCGCGCCGTCGAGATGGGGGACGTGTGGGAGGACACCTTCCCGCTGCGGGGCAAAGGCGGCGGGTACCGCTGGTTCCTGTCGCGGGCGGTGCCGATCCGGGACGAGGGTGGGCGGGTCGTGCGCTGGTTCGGCACCAACACCGACGTGACCGAGCAGCGCGAGGCCCAGGCGCGGCTGCGGGACCTGAACGCCTCGCTGGAAGCGCGGGTCACGGCGCGCACGGCGGAGTTGCAGCGCAGCAACGAGCGCCTGCAACGCAGCAACGCCGAGCTGGAACGCTTCGCGTACGTCGCCTCGCATGACCTGCAAGAGCCGATCCGCACGGTCTCCAGCTTCGCGGGCCTGCTCCTGAAGAAGTACGAGGCGCACCTCGACGACAAGGGCCGCCTTTACCTGAACATGCTCCTCAAGGGGACGGGCCGCATGAAGACGCTGGTGGACGACCTGCTCACCTTCTCCCGCCTCTCGGGGGATCAGGTGCCGCTCCGGCCGCTGGACCTGGAGGTGCCGTTCGCCGACGCCCTGTCCCGCCTGCACATCCGGGTGAGCGCCACGGGCGCGCGGGTCACCCACGACCCGCTGCCGACGGTGCTGGGAGACGGGCCGCAACTCGCGCAGCTCTTCCAGAACCTGCTCGGGAACGCCCTGAAGTTCACGCGCCCGGACGTGCGGCCCGAGGTGCACGTGGGCGTGGGGCGCGAGGGGGAGGTCTGGCACATCCGGGTCACGGACAACGGCATCGGAATTGAGCCCGAATACCTGGAGCGCATCTTCGTGATGTTCCAGCGGCTGCATTCCAGGGAGCAGTACGAGGGCACGGGCCTGGGGCTCTCGATCTGCCAGAAGACCGTGGAGGGACATGGGGGCCGCCTCTGGGTTGAGTCCGTC
This genomic stretch from Deinococcus aestuarii harbors:
- a CDS encoding PAS domain S-box protein yields the protein MSESSLVSPPFALLDALTAPAWATDAGGNLVFVNRAFARYSGVSTDGAGGLFAEVLHPGDREDALASWQRSWLEGTPCEHEARLRGRDGSYRWFCVQGQSASVGTEVSWVAVAHDIHALKRVEARAVQVQEVTATLAGAHDVSGVLGALPLCARVLDAPRASVTVLRAGGRELHLIGAHGYPEEGLRAFRVLPAHLSVPAADVLRGGEPLILPYERFASQYPHLVGRQDTPSGTLALLPLITDGRAVGVLTLGFVEAREVDGAERRFMLTLAGVLAQALERARLFEEERVTRLRARALLDAAPQLMWTSRPVDTLVQFNHTWAEYTGLGERLEQDAWEQVIHPGDLPALRAARQQGLSRGQTYTCEVRLRRRDGAYRWHHVQVRPLADGEWLGSATDVHDRQETQLALAGSEARFRELADHMSQFAWTTDASGAITWYNRRWYDYTGTTLDEMQGWGWTRVHHPDHVDRVVEKFSRAVEMGDVWEDTFPLRGKGGGYRWFLSRAVPIRDEGGRVVRWFGTNTDVTEQREAQARLRDLNASLEARVTARTAELQRSNERLQRSNAELERFAYVASHDLQEPIRTVSSFAGLLLKKYEAHLDDKGRLYLNMLLKGTGRMKTLVDDLLTFSRLSGDQVPLRPLDLEVPFADALSRLHIRVSATGARVTHDPLPTVLGDGPQLAQLFQNLLGNALKFTRPDVRPEVHVGVGREGEVWHIRVTDNGIGIEPEYLERIFVMFQRLHSREQYEGTGLGLSICQKTVEGHGGRLWVESVPGQGSTFHFTLRAAGGRPCGGEAPPLSPA